A stretch of Helicobacter pylori DNA encodes these proteins:
- a CDS encoding cytochrome c1 — MKEFKILIILIVVIGVIYYGVEPYAHSVMHPKVAPADFAFKDLEPMDLKNGDANKGKQLVAENCTACHGIKSQNIPAPMDSLSASNSFGVVPPDLSHVAGVLNLNFLAHFIKDPVKTAKLSHKFNDEKPYPMPAFSQFSDKDLSDIVAYLTSILPKNLSDKEVFAQSCQRCHSLDYAKDKAFSDPKDLANYLGSHAPDLSMMIRAKGEHGLNIFINDPQKLLPGTAMPRVGLSEQAQKQVIAYLEKAGDRKKHERNTLGIKIMIFFAVLSFLAYAWKRKVWSEVH, encoded by the coding sequence ATGAAAGAATTTAAAATTCTAATCATCCTTATTGTGGTGATAGGCGTGATTTATTATGGGGTTGAGCCCTATGCGCATTCGGTGATGCACCCTAAAGTCGCTCCGGCGGATTTTGCTTTCAAGGATTTAGAGCCGATGGATTTAAAAAATGGCGACGCTAATAAGGGCAAACAGCTTGTAGCCGAAAATTGCACCGCTTGCCATGGCATTAAATCCCAAAACATTCCAGCCCCTATGGATAGCCTTAGCGCGAGTAACTCTTTTGGGGTTGTGCCACCGGATTTAAGCCATGTGGCGGGGGTTTTGAATTTGAATTTCTTAGCCCACTTCATCAAAGATCCTGTGAAAACAGCGAAATTGAGCCATAAGTTCAACGATGAAAAGCCCTATCCTATGCCGGCGTTTTCTCAATTTAGCGATAAAGATTTGAGCGATATTGTGGCGTATCTCACTTCTATTTTGCCTAAAAATTTGAGCGATAAGGAAGTGTTTGCACAAAGCTGTCAAAGGTGCCATAGCCTAGATTACGCTAAAGATAAGGCCTTTAGCGATCCTAAAGATTTAGCCAATTATTTAGGCTCTCATGCGCCTGATTTGTCCATGATGATTAGGGCTAAGGGCGAACATGGCTTGAATATTTTCATCAACGACCCGCAAAAGCTTTTGCCTGGCACGGCTATGCCCAGAGTGGGATTGAGTGAACAAGCTCAAAAACAAGTTATCGCATATTTGGAAAAAGCAGGCGATAGGAAAAAACATGAAAGGAATACTTTAGGGATTAAAATCATGATTTTCTTTGCGGTGCTGTCGTTCTTGGCTTATGCATGGAAAAGAAAAGTTTGGAGCGAAGTGCATTGA
- a CDS encoding sulfatase-like hydrolase/transferase, translated as MIGNHFEYKNRFPKEFSRFNPNNTSYFSKNKSLRVTNNADKQVVTDYINSVYYNDYVLHSLIELFKDKDSLVIYLSDHGDDMFELSAFNTHECSNASVEIPFLIYMSDAFKQKHPQMVKSFEEALHKPFMSDDLLHTLLPLAGIITKDHEKTRDLFNENYNDKRPRKPCDNKVYPMSK; from the coding sequence TTGATTGGCAATCATTTTGAATATAAAAACCGCTTTCCTAAAGAATTTTCCCGTTTCAATCCCAACAACACTTCTTACTTTTCAAAAAACAAGTCTTTGCGGGTTACAAACAATGCTGATAAGCAAGTTGTAACCGATTATATTAACAGCGTTTATTATAATGATTATGTTTTGCATTCTTTGATTGAATTGTTTAAAGATAAGGATAGTCTCGTTATTTATCTAAGCGATCATGGCGATGACATGTTTGAATTAAGCGCCTTTAATACCCATGAATGCTCAAATGCCAGCGTAGAAATCCCATTTTTAATCTATATGAGCGATGCATTCAAACAAAAACACCCCCAAATGGTAAAAAGTTTTGAAGAAGCTTTACACAAGCCTTTCATGAGCGATGATTTATTGCATACCTTGTTGCCATTGGCAGGAATCATAACCAAAGATCATGAAAAAACGAGGGATTTGTTTAATGAGAATTACAACGATAAACGCCCAAGGAAGCCATGCGATAATAAGGTTTATCCCATGAGTAAATGA
- a CDS encoding peptidoglycan D,D-transpeptidase FtsI family protein produces the protein MDNKNIDPYFNPEQFLKIQRDKGAVTALIFLLLFFIFLMVAFKKAFFAQANMPNLVMSKQDTAARGTIYSQDNYSLAASQTLFKLGFDTRFLNPDKEDFFIDFLSIYSNIPKKSLKDAINTKGYIILAYDLTPNMAANIRDLNKKFLTFGVFQNFKDAHDKVWQKQGLNIEMSGVSRHYPYQNSLEPIIGYVQKQEEDKLTLTTGKKGVEKSQDHLLKAQQNGIRTGKRDVSFNFIQNHSYTEVERLDGYEVYLSIPLKLQREIETLLDKTKDKLRAKEILVGIINPKSGEILSLASSKRFNPNAIKTSDYESLNLSVAEKVFEPGSTIKPIVYSLLLDKNLINPKERIDLNHGYYQLGKYTIKDDFIPSKKVVVEDVLIQSSNVGMIKISKNLNPEDFYNGLLGYGFSQKTGIDLSLEATGKIPPLSAFKREVLKGSVSYGYGLNATFLQLLRAYAVFSNEGKLTTPYLVQRETAPNGDIYIPSPKPTFQVISPKSARKMKETLIKVVRYGTGKNAQFEGLYIGGKTGTARVAKNGSYSAESYNSSFFGFAEDERQVFTIGVVILGSHGKEEYYASKIAAPIFKEITEILVRYNYLSPSIAIQNALEKNRFKIK, from the coding sequence ATGGATAATAAGAATATTGATCCTTACTTCAACCCAGAGCAATTTCTAAAAATCCAAAGAGACAAGGGTGCGGTTACGGCACTAATCTTTTTGTTGCTTTTTTTTATTTTTTTGATGGTCGCTTTTAAAAAAGCTTTTTTTGCGCAAGCCAACATGCCTAATCTAGTGATGAGCAAACAAGACACTGCGGCTAGGGGGACTATCTATAGTCAAGACAACTACAGCCTGGCCGCTTCGCAAACCCTTTTCAAACTGGGCTTTGATACAAGGTTTTTAAACCCGGATAAAGAAGATTTTTTCATTGATTTCCTTTCTATTTATAGCAATATCCCTAAAAAGTCCTTAAAAGACGCCATCAATACGAAAGGCTATATTATTCTAGCCTATGATCTCACGCCCAATATGGCCGCTAATATTAGAGACTTGAATAAGAAATTTTTAACCTTTGGGGTTTTTCAAAATTTCAAAGACGCGCACGATAAAGTGTGGCAAAAACAAGGGTTAAACATTGAAATGAGCGGCGTTTCTAGGCATTACCCTTATCAAAATAGCCTAGAGCCAATCATTGGCTATGTGCAAAAACAAGAAGAAGACAAACTCACTTTAACTACCGGTAAAAAAGGCGTTGAAAAATCTCAAGATCACTTGCTTAAAGCCCAACAAAATGGCATAAGAACAGGCAAAAGAGATGTGAGTTTTAATTTTATCCAAAACCACTCTTACACAGAGGTTGAACGGCTTGATGGCTATGAGGTGTATTTGAGCATTCCTTTAAAACTCCAAAGAGAAATTGAAACCCTATTAGATAAAACTAAAGACAAACTTAGGGCTAAAGAAATCCTAGTGGGTATCATTAACCCTAAAAGCGGGGAAATTTTATCGCTAGCTTCAAGCAAGCGCTTCAATCCTAACGCCATTAAAACCAGCGATTATGAAAGCTTGAATTTGAGCGTTGCCGAAAAGGTTTTTGAGCCAGGCAGCACGATCAAACCCATTGTTTATTCTCTGCTGTTAGACAAGAATTTAATCAACCCCAAAGAACGCATTGATTTAAACCATGGCTATTACCAATTAGGAAAATACACCATTAAAGACGACTTTATCCCTAGTAAAAAAGTCGTTGTGGAAGACGTTTTGATCCAATCTAGCAATGTGGGCATGATAAAAATCAGCAAAAATCTCAACCCGGAGGATTTCTATAACGGGCTTTTAGGCTATGGATTTTCTCAAAAAACCGGCATTGATTTATCCTTAGAAGCCACAGGAAAGATCCCTCCTTTGTCCGCTTTCAAGCGTGAAGTGTTAAAGGGCAGCGTCTCTTATGGCTATGGGTTGAACGCGACTTTTTTGCAGCTTTTAAGGGCTTATGCGGTGTTTTCTAATGAAGGCAAATTGACTACCCCCTATTTAGTGCAACGAGAAACCGCTCCTAATGGCGATATTTACATCCCTAGCCCCAAACCCACTTTTCAAGTCATTAGCCCCAAAAGCGCTAGGAAAATGAAAGAAACCTTAATCAAAGTGGTGCGTTATGGCACAGGCAAAAACGCTCAATTTGAAGGGCTATACATAGGGGGAAAAACCGGCACGGCTAGGGTTGCCAAAAACGGGAGTTATAGCGCAGAGTCCTACAACAGCTCTTTTTTTGGGTTCGCTGAAGATGAAAGGCAGGTTTTTACTATCGGCGTGGTTATCTTAGGCTCGCATGGCAAGGAAGAATATTACGCCAGCAAGATTGCAGCCCCCATTTTTAAAGAAATCACCGAAATTCTAGTGCGTTACAATTATCTATCGCCCTCTATTGCGATTCAAAACGCTTTGGAAAAAAACCGCTTTAAAATAAAATAA
- a CDS encoding transcriptional regulator has translation MIAWSFLKRGFVVATSHFNRFHHQKSTLPCVVKIQRHAIFK, from the coding sequence ATGATCGCTTGGTCTTTTTTAAAGAGAGGGTTTGTTGTTGCTACATCTCATTTTAATAGATTTCATCATCAAAAATCCACACTCCCGTGCGTTGTGAAAATCCAACGCCACGCCATTTTCAAGTAA
- the fliE gene encoding flagellar hook-basal body complex protein FliE yields MQAIHNDKSLLSPFSELNTDNRTKREESGNAFKEQKGGEFSKLLKQSINELNNTQEQSDKALADMATGQIKDLHQAAIAIGKAETSMKLMLEVRNKAISAYKELLRTQI; encoded by the coding sequence ATGCAAGCCATACACAATGATAAAAGCTTATTGAGTCCTTTCTCTGAGCTTAACACGGACAACAGGACTAAAAGAGAAGAATCGGGTAACGCCTTTAAAGAACAAAAAGGTGGGGAGTTTTCTAAGCTCTTGAAACAATCTATCAACGAGCTTAACAACACTCAAGAGCAATCTGATAAAGCCTTAGCCGACATGGCGACAGGGCAGATTAAGGATTTACACCAAGCGGCTATCGCCATAGGGAAGGCCGAAACGAGCATGAAACTCATGCTTGAAGTGCGTAACAAAGCGATCAGCGCTTATAAAGAACTTTTGAGAACGCAGATCTAA
- the flgC gene encoding flagellar basal body rod protein FlgC, with product MFLSSFDISGYGLSAQRLRANLISSNIANANTTRTSEGGPYRRQEAVFRAFDFNEILNQKIAQNNQITPYEDPLDEGDDNPLIPITSVVVDKIVRDDSEPLMKYDPSHPDANAQGYVAYPNVNAVVEMADLVEATRAYQANVAAFQSAKNMAQNAIGMLQT from the coding sequence ATGTTTTTATCTTCTTTTGATATTAGCGGTTATGGCTTGTCCGCCCAACGCTTAAGAGCTAATTTGATTTCTTCTAATATCGCTAACGCTAACACCACGCGCACGAGCGAAGGAGGCCCTTATAGGAGACAAGAAGCGGTGTTTAGGGCTTTTGATTTCAATGAGATTTTAAACCAAAAAATCGCCCAAAACAATCAAATCACCCCCTATGAAGACCCCTTAGATGAAGGCGATGATAACCCCTTAATCCCCATTACAAGCGTGGTGGTGGATAAGATTGTGCGCGATGATAGCGAGCCGTTGATGAAATACGATCCGAGCCACCCTGACGCTAACGCTCAAGGCTATGTGGCTTACCCCAATGTGAATGCGGTGGTTGAAATGGCGGATCTAGTGGAAGCGACCAGAGCCTATCAGGCCAATGTTGCAGCTTTCCAAAGCGCTAAAAACATGGCGCAAAACGCGATTGGCATGTTACAAACTTGA
- the flgB gene encoding flagellar basal body rod protein FlgB, whose amino-acid sequence MDFSKAFGLVYKALDYRALRQDMIASNIANVDTPFYRPKDLDFESVLAEKKAEIFENQSSKVLPLAHTNPRHLDFENSAKDGASLFFRDGHLAKNDGNSVDLDIETSEMGKNSTMYLALSSALKKYRGVINYAIDSSKNL is encoded by the coding sequence ATGGATTTTTCTAAAGCGTTTGGATTGGTTTATAAAGCGCTAGATTATAGGGCTTTAAGGCAGGATATGATCGCTTCTAACATCGCTAATGTGGATACCCCTTTTTACAGGCCAAAGGATTTGGATTTTGAAAGCGTTTTAGCGGAGAAAAAAGCAGAAATTTTTGAAAACCAATCCAGTAAAGTTTTGCCTTTAGCCCACACTAACCCTAGGCATTTAGACTTTGAAAATAGCGCTAAAGATGGGGCGAGTCTTTTTTTTAGAGACGGGCATTTGGCTAAAAATGATGGCAACAGCGTGGATTTAGACATAGAAACGAGCGAAATGGGCAAGAACTCTACCATGTATTTAGCCTTGAGTTCAGCCTTAAAAAAGTATCGAGGCGTGATCAATTACGCCATTGACTCTAGTAAGAATTTATAA
- a CDS encoding FtsW/RodA/SpoVE family cell cycle protein has product MTTDRNLFFCASLLIFLGVLMSYSLSTYTTVVLYHYGEFHFFIRQLLSAIMGIIIMWGLSRVDPSKWFSHLGFFLLFVPSLLIIGMFFLPESLSSSAGGAKRWIRLGFFSLAPLEFLKIGFTFFLAWSLSRTFVAKEKANVKEELITFVPYSFVFVALAIGVGILQNDLGQIVLLGAVLAVLLVFSGGSAHLFGLIVSGAFAISVLAIVTSEHRILRLKLWWSNLQNSLFTLLPDKLANALRISDLPESYQVFHAGNAMHNGGLFGQGLGLGQIKLGFLSEVHTDMVLAGIAEEWGFLGLCVCFILFSVLIVLIFRIANRLKEPKYSLFCVGVVLLISFSLVINAFGVGGILPVKGLAVPFLSYGGSSLLANCIAIGLVLSLARYTKG; this is encoded by the coding sequence ATGACTACAGACAGAAACCTGTTTTTTTGCGCTTCGTTGTTAATTTTTTTAGGGGTATTGATGAGCTATTCGCTCTCAACTTACACCACAGTGGTGCTGTATCATTATGGAGAATTCCATTTTTTTATACGACAGCTTTTAAGCGCGATCATGGGCATTATTATCATGTGGGGGTTGTCTAGGGTTGATCCTAGCAAGTGGTTTAGCCATTTGGGGTTTTTTCTCCTTTTTGTCCCATCACTACTCATTATTGGCATGTTTTTTTTGCCAGAAAGCCTTTCCAGCAGCGCAGGGGGGGCGAAGCGCTGGATCCGTTTGGGATTTTTCTCTCTAGCGCCTTTGGAGTTTTTAAAGATTGGTTTTACCTTTTTTCTTGCGTGGAGTTTGTCCCGCACCTTTGTGGCAAAAGAAAAGGCTAATGTCAAAGAAGAACTCATCACTTTTGTGCCTTATTCGTTTGTGTTTGTGGCCTTAGCGATTGGGGTGGGGATTTTGCAAAACGATTTGGGGCAGATTGTTCTTTTGGGGGCGGTTTTAGCGGTGTTATTGGTCTTTTCTGGGGGGAGCGCGCATTTATTTGGCTTGATCGTTTCAGGGGCGTTTGCGATCAGCGTTTTAGCGATTGTTACAAGCGAACATAGGATTTTACGCCTAAAATTATGGTGGTCTAATTTACAAAATTCGCTTTTCACACTCTTGCCGGATAAATTAGCGAACGCTCTTAGAATAAGCGACTTGCCCGAATCCTATCAAGTCTTTCATGCAGGCAATGCCATGCATAATGGGGGGTTGTTTGGGCAAGGGCTTGGGCTAGGGCAAATCAAGCTTGGGTTTTTGAGCGAAGTGCATACGGACATGGTCTTAGCTGGGATCGCCGAAGAATGGGGTTTTTTGGGGCTATGCGTTTGTTTTATTTTGTTTTCTGTTTTGATTGTTTTGATTTTTAGGATCGCTAACCGCTTGAAAGAGCCAAAATATTCGCTATTTTGCGTGGGCGTGGTGTTGCTTATTAGTTTTTCTTTGGTGATCAACGCCTTTGGGGTGGGCGGGATTCTTCCGGTTAAAGGTCTAGCGGTGCCGTTTTTGAGCTATGGAGGGAGTTCGCTTCTAGCGAATTGTATCGCTATAGGGCTTGTTCTAAGCCTAGCGCGATACACGAAGGGCTAA
- a CDS encoding ABC transporter substrate-binding protein: protein MLVTRFKKAFISYSLGVLVASLLLNVCNASVQEVKVKDYFGEQTIKLPVSKIAYIGSYVEVPAMLNVWNRVVGVSDYAFKDDIVKATLKGEDLKRVKHMSTDHTAALNVELLKKLSPDLVVTFVGNPKAVEHAKKFGISFLSFQETTIAEAMQAMQAQAAVLEIDASKKFAKMQETLDFIAERLKNVKKKKGVELFHKANKISGHQAISSDILEKGGIDNFGLKYIKFGRADISVEKIVKENPEIIFIWWVSPLTPEDVLNNPKFATIKAIKNKQVYKLPTMDIGGPRAPLISLFIALKAHPEAFKGVDINAIVKDYYKVVFDLNDAEIESFLWH, encoded by the coding sequence ATGTTAGTTACTCGTTTTAAAAAAGCCTTCATTTCTTATTCTTTAGGCGTGCTTGTCGCTTCATTATTATTGAATGTGTGCAACGCTTCAGTGCAAGAAGTCAAAGTCAAGGATTATTTCGGGGAGCAAACGATAAAGCTTCCTGTTTCTAAAATAGCCTATATAGGGAGTTATGTAGAAGTGCCTGCCATGCTTAATGTTTGGAATAGGGTTGTAGGCGTTTCGGATTACGCTTTTAAGGATGACATTGTTAAAGCCACTCTCAAAGGCGAAGATCTTAAACGCGTCAAACACATGAGCACCGATCATACAGCCGCGCTAAATGTGGAGCTTTTAAAAAAACTTAGCCCCGATCTTGTGGTAACCTTTGTGGGCAACCCTAAAGCGGTAGAGCATGCGAAAAAATTTGGTATATCATTCCTTTCTTTCCAAGAGACAACGATCGCAGAGGCCATGCAGGCCATGCAAGCTCAAGCTGCGGTCTTAGAAATTGACGCTTCTAAAAAATTCGCCAAAATGCAAGAAACTTTGGACTTTATTGCTGAGCGTTTGAAAAATGTTAAAAAGAAAAAAGGGGTGGAGCTTTTCCACAAAGCCAATAAAATCAGCGGCCATCAGGCCATTAGCTCAGACATTTTAGAAAAAGGGGGCATAGACAATTTTGGCTTGAAATACATTAAGTTTGGGCGCGCTGATATTAGCGTGGAAAAAATCGTTAAAGAAAACCCTGAAATCATTTTCATTTGGTGGGTAAGCCCACTCACGCCTGAAGACGTGTTAAACAACCCCAAATTTGCTACTATCAAAGCCATCAAAAACAAACAAGTCTATAAACTCCCCACAATGGATATTGGCGGTCCTAGAGCCCCGCTCATTAGTCTTTTTATCGCCTTAAAAGCCCACCCTGAAGCCTTTAAGGGCGTGGATATTAATGCGATAGTCAAAGACTATTATAAGGTGGTTTTTGATTTGAATGATGCAGAAATTGAGTCATTCTTATGGCACTGA
- a CDS encoding ABC transporter substrate-binding protein: MLIARFKKALISCSLGALIVSFLLGVANASVQEVKVKDYFGDQAIKLPVSKIIYLGSFAEVPAMFHTWDRVVGISDYAFKSDIVKATLKDPKRIKSMSSDHVAALNVELLKKLSPDLVVTFVGNPKAVEHAKKFGILFLSFQEKTIAEVMEDIDAQAKALEIDASKKLAKMQETLDFIAERLKGVKKKKGVELFHKANKISGHQALDSDILEKGGIDNFGLKYVKFGRADISVEKIVKENPEIIFIWWISPLSPEDVLNNPKFATIKAIKNKQVYKLPTMDIGGPRAPLISLFIALKAHPEAFKGVDINAMVKDYYKVVFDLNDAEVEPFLWH; the protein is encoded by the coding sequence ATGCTAATCGCTCGCTTTAAAAAAGCTTTAATCTCTTGTTCTTTAGGTGCACTCATTGTTTCATTTTTATTAGGCGTGGCTAACGCTTCAGTGCAAGAAGTCAAAGTCAAGGATTATTTTGGGGATCAAGCCATCAAGCTTCCTGTTTCTAAAATAATCTACTTGGGTAGCTTTGCAGAAGTGCCTGCTATGTTCCATACTTGGGATAGGGTCGTGGGCATTTCGGATTACGCTTTTAAATCTGATATTGTTAAAGCCACCCTCAAAGACCCTAAACGCATTAAATCCATGAGCAGTGATCATGTGGCGGCGTTGAATGTGGAATTATTAAAAAAGCTTAGCCCTGATCTTGTGGTAACTTTTGTGGGCAACCCTAAAGCGGTAGAGCATGCGAAAAAATTTGGTATATTATTTCTTTCTTTCCAAGAAAAAACCATTGCAGAAGTCATGGAAGATATTGACGCTCAAGCTAAAGCCTTAGAAATTGACGCTTCTAAAAAACTGGCTAAAATGCAAGAAACTTTGGATTTTATTGCTGAGCGTTTGAAAGGTGTCAAAAAGAAAAAAGGGGTGGAGCTTTTCCATAAAGCCAATAAAATCAGCGGCCATCAAGCCCTCGATTCAGACATTTTAGAAAAAGGGGGTATAGACAATTTTGGCTTGAAATACGTTAAGTTTGGGCGCGCTGACATTAGCGTGGAAAAAATCGTTAAAGAAAACCCTGAGATTATCTTTATTTGGTGGATAAGCCCGCTTAGCCCTGAAGACGTGTTAAACAACCCCAAATTTGCTACTATTAAAGCCATTAAAAACAAGCAAGTTTATAAACTCCCCACAATGGATATTGGCGGGCCAAGAGCCCCGCTCATTAGCCTTTTTATCGCTTTAAAAGCCCACCCTGAAGCGTTTAAGGGCGTGGATATTAATGCGATGGTGAAAGATTATTATAAGGTGGTTTTTGATTTGAATGATGCAGAAGTTGAACCCTTTTTATGGCATTAA
- a CDS encoding peroxiredoxin: MLVTKLAPDFKAPAVLGNNEVDEHFELSKNLGKSGAILFFWPKDFTFVCPTEIIAFDKRVKDFQEKGFNVIGVSIDSEQVHFAWKNTPVEKGGIGQVTFPMVADITKSISRDYDVLFEEAIALRGAFLIDKNMKVRHAVINDLPLGRNADEMLRMVDALLHFEEHGEVCPAGWRKGDKGMKATHQGVAEYLKENSINL; encoded by the coding sequence ATGTTAGTTACAAAACTTGCCCCCGATTTTAAAGCACCTGCCGTTTTAGGAAACAACGAGGTTGATGAACACTTTGAGCTTTCTAAAAATTTAGGTAAGAGCGGTGCGATTCTTTTCTTTTGGCCAAAAGATTTTACTTTTGTATGCCCTACAGAAATCATTGCGTTTGACAAAAGAGTGAAAGACTTCCAAGAAAAAGGCTTTAATGTGATTGGCGTGTCTATTGACAGCGAACAAGTGCATTTCGCATGGAAAAACACCCCTGTGGAAAAAGGCGGTATTGGTCAAGTAACTTTCCCTATGGTGGCTGATATTACTAAGAGCATTTCTAGAGACTATGATGTGCTGTTTGAAGAAGCGATCGCTTTGAGAGGTGCTTTTTTGATTGATAAAAACATGAAAGTAAGACATGCAGTGATCAATGACTTGCCATTAGGTAGGAATGCAGATGAAATGCTTCGCATGGTAGACGCTCTCTTACACTTTGAAGAACATGGTGAAGTATGCCCAGCAGGCTGGAGAAAAGGCGATAAAGGTATGAAAGCGACTCACCAAGGCGTTGCAGAATATCTTAAAGAAAATTCCATTAACCTTTAA
- a CDS encoding MetQ/NlpA family ABC transporter substrate-binding protein has product MNAFKRIISVGVIALGLFNLLDAKHHKEKKEDHKITRELKVGANPVPHAQILQSVVDDLKEKGIKLVIVSFTDYVLPNLALNDGSLDANYFQHRPYLDRFNLDRKMHLVGLANIHVEPLRFYSQKITDIKNLKKGSVIAVPNDPANQGRALILLHKQGLIALKDPSNLYATEFDIVKNPYNIKIKPLEAALLPKVLGDVDGAIVTGNYALQAKLTGALFSEDKDSPYANLIAAREDNAQDEAIKALIEALQSEKTRKFILDTYKGAIIPAF; this is encoded by the coding sequence ATGAATGCATTCAAGCGTATTATTAGTGTAGGGGTAATTGCTTTAGGTTTGTTTAACCTTTTAGACGCCAAACACCACAAAGAAAAAAAAGAAGACCACAAAATCACTCGTGAGCTTAAAGTGGGCGCTAACCCTGTGCCGCATGCGCAAATCTTGCAATCAGTCGTGGACGATTTGAAAGAGAAAGGGATCAAATTAGTGATCGTGTCTTTTACGGATTATGTGTTGCCCAATTTAGCGCTCAATGACGGCTCTTTAGACGCGAATTACTTCCAGCACCGCCCTTATTTGGATCGGTTTAATTTGGACAGAAAAATGCACCTTGTTGGTTTGGCCAATATCCATGTGGAGCCTTTAAGATTTTATTCTCAAAAAATCACAGACATTAAAAACCTTAAAAAAGGCTCAGTGATTGCTGTGCCAAATGATCCGGCCAATCAAGGCAGGGCGTTGATTTTACTCCATAAACAAGGCCTTATCGCTCTCAAAGATCCAAGCAATCTATACGCTACGGAGTTTGATATTGTCAAAAATCCTTACAACATCAAAATCAAGCCTTTAGAAGCCGCACTATTGCCTAAAGTTTTAGGGGATGTGGATGGGGCTATTGTAACAGGGAATTATGCCTTGCAAGCAAAACTCACCGGAGCCTTATTTTCAGAAGACAAGGACTCGCCTTATGCCAATCTAATAGCTGCTCGTGAGGATAACGCGCAAGATGAAGCCATAAAAGCGCTGATTGAAGCCTTACAGAGTGAAAAGACCAGGAAATTTATTTTGGATACCTATAAAGGGGCGATTATCCCGGCTTTTTAA